The Pseudomonas sp. FP2309 genomic sequence CTGCTGGCTGCTGGGTCTGTGGCTGGCCGTACGCAATTGGCGCCACACCCCGCCCAACGTGCGGTGGCTGGTCGCAGGCCTGGGCCTGCTCTTTGTGTTCTTCACCGCCAGCGGCAGCCGACGCAGCTACTACGTGCTGCCGTTAGTGCCCTTTGCCCAACTGCTGGCGGCGTGGTGGTTGAGTGAGCGACTGAGGAACAATCCCGCCCGTTGGCCGCGTTGGAGGAACGGGTTCGGCATCGCTGCCGCGCTCATGCTGTTGATAGTGGGCGTGGCTTATCCCTGGTCCAACGGCAACGGCGGTGTGACCCGGTTCGCCGAAGACGTGCGCGCGCAGGCAGAAAAAAGCGCGCCCTGGCAACAATGGCAACTGGTGCTGGTAGAGGTCGACAACAAAGCCCCGATGTACCTGCAAAACGCCGGCAAGCCGTTCTACTACGTGGCCCAGACCCAGGACTTCCCGCGCCAAGGCACCCGCGAGGCGTTCATGGCCTGGCTGGAAAAAACCAGCGGCCAGCGCTTCGACCCGCAGCGCACGATAATCGTCGCGCCCTTTTCCAAGGACGACCCGACACCACTGGCGTACCTGGGTGCCGGCAATAAGGTGATCACCACCGGGCCGGATAATGGCGAGCGCTTGTTTCACAAACGTGATGAGGGAAGTGTGGCGTTTGTACCGACGCCGCCTTGACGCGCGGCGCGCGCAGCCGTGCTACCAACGCCCCGTCGCCAGACTGAACGGCGAAAACTCAGCAAACTGCCAGCGCAATGCCAAGGCGGCCGGGCGCCGCACCACGTGCTCAACGGTTACCGTCCACAACCGCTGCGCGCCCTCGAACGCAGCCACGTCAGGGCCGTCAGGGATCAACGCGGTGCGCCCGGCGATTTGCAGTACGTCGCCCGATGCAAAGTCGATAAACAACAACCCCGCCACCGGGTTGGTCGCCAGGTTGCCGAGGGTGTTGAAGAACAGGTTGCCGGCGAAATCCGGAATGGTCAGCACGTCTGCGTCCACGCGCACGAAGCCGCTGTTGCCGCCGCGATGGGACACGTCCACCGAGCGTTCGCCCTCGACGTCAACGTAGCTGGCGACGAAGAAGGTGTCGGCGTGGCGGATCAGCGCTTGGTCGGCAGCGTCCAGGCCGTTGGAATGCTCGGCCTCGGTGCCGGGTTTACGTGCGATGCCCTCCACGGGGCGCAGTTGGATGTACTTGGGACAGTTGCCGAAGGTGTGCACCACGTCCACCGAAAACCCCGCGTGATCCAGGGCGCCGACACGGCCGTTCATGCGGTTGCGGCGGCGGGTGCTGAGGTCGATACCCAGCACGCCCACTGCGGCACCGGGGTGCAGCGCGGCGCGGGCGGGGTCGGCGCTGGAGGGCAGGCTGTCGACCAGCAAACGATGTGGGTCGGGCGAATGGGCAAACCCCGGCGCGCCTTCCACCAACGTCGCCCATGGGATGCCTTGAGCGTCAACCACGCCCAGCAACAAGTAGGGCAGCAAGGGATAAAAGTCGCGGTGCTGCTCGGGAAGATGATCACGAATCACTTTGGGCCCGATCACGGCCATGCGCTCGGCAACGCCGGCACTGTGCTGCATCTGCCGTTCGCCGGCGTGCCAGGGGGACTGTTCGACAGGGTTCATAAGGGCCACCTCCTATGGGATGGTTCGATGCTGCGCCCTCGCATCAAACGAGAGAATAGCCACGCCAGGCAATCCACTGTTACGCCAGCTGAAATGCCGGATGGGCGCGCAACGCGGTCACGCAGTGCTCGACAAAACTGCGCACGCGCATCGGCGCATGACGGCCCTCGCCGTACACCACGTGCACGGGCAGCGGCGGTCCTTCATAGCCCGCCAGGATCCGGCGCAATTGCCCACTGCGCAGGGGTTCATGCACGGGGTAACTCAGGCCACGCATCACGCCCGCGCCGTGCACGGCGGCATTGATCGCGCCTTGCACCGTGGCGCAGCCCAACCGGGCGCGGGCTTTGAGTGAATAGCCCGGAAATTCCCAAAACACCGACTCGGCAGCGGCGACCAGTGCGTGCCGTTTCAGCTCGCTCGGGTGCCGCGGCTCGCCATGGGCGGCGAGGTAATCGGGGCTGGCGCACACCACCTGTCGTACGTGCCCGATGGGCCGTGCGATGAGCGCCGAGTCGGGCAGGCCACCCACCAGGATCGCCACGTCCAGGCCCTCTTCATGCAGGTTCGGGTAGTAATCGTGATAAGACGCGTGCAGGCGCACCTCGGGGTAGCGCTCCAGATAGCCGGCCAACACAGGCGCCATCACATAGCGACTGAACAGCAACGGCAGGAACACCCGCAGGTTGCCTTGGGCCTGCACGTGCAAACCCTTGGCCGAGGCCTCGGCGGCATCCACCGCCGCCAGCAACCGTACGCAGTCGGCCAGGTAAGCGTTGCCGGCATCGGTGAGGCTTACCCCGCGGGTGCTGCGTTGCAGTAACGGCAGGTGCAGGCGCGCTTCCAGACGGGCCACCGCGCGCACCAGGGTTGGGCCGGAGACACGCGCACTGCGCGCCGCCGCGGCCAGGCTCGGTTGCGCGGCCAGCGCCGCGAACAACTGCATATCGCGATAACGCTCCATCAGCCGCGCCGTTGGAGCGCGGCGTCCTGGCCCAGGCGCTGGCTGAGAAATTCCACGAAGGTGCTGATCTTGGCCGGGATGCGATGGCTTTT encodes the following:
- a CDS encoding pyridoxamine 5'-phosphate oxidase family protein translates to MNPVEQSPWHAGERQMQHSAGVAERMAVIGPKVIRDHLPEQHRDFYPLLPYLLLGVVDAQGIPWATLVEGAPGFAHSPDPHRLLVDSLPSSADPARAALHPGAAVGVLGIDLSTRRRNRMNGRVGALDHAGFSVDVVHTFGNCPKYIQLRPVEGIARKPGTEAEHSNGLDAADQALIRHADTFFVASYVDVEGERSVDVSHRGGNSGFVRVDADVLTIPDFAGNLFFNTLGNLATNPVAGLLFIDFASGDVLQIAGRTALIPDGPDVAAFEGAQRLWTVTVEHVVRRPAALALRWQFAEFSPFSLATGRW
- a CDS encoding LysR substrate-binding domain-containing protein; this translates as MERYRDMQLFAALAAQPSLAAAARSARVSGPTLVRAVARLEARLHLPLLQRSTRGVSLTDAGNAYLADCVRLLAAVDAAEASAKGLHVQAQGNLRVFLPLLFSRYVMAPVLAGYLERYPEVRLHASYHDYYPNLHEEGLDVAILVGGLPDSALIARPIGHVRQVVCASPDYLAAHGEPRHPSELKRHALVAAAESVFWEFPGYSLKARARLGCATVQGAINAAVHGAGVMRGLSYPVHEPLRSGQLRRILAGYEGPPLPVHVVYGEGRHAPMRVRSFVEHCVTALRAHPAFQLA